The Paenibacillus sp. FSL R7-0204 genome includes a region encoding these proteins:
- a CDS encoding carbohydrate ABC transporter permease: MVRAASTIRTGRIGRKKSVADIAIIVFIVALSFTCIVPFLYMIALSFSSNEAIISQKVSLWPVDFTVETYKTILSDADMLYTLGYSIVLTIFYTVVCMFLTICAAYPLTKKRLWGRNFLLSALVFTMYFSGGLIPSYILIKNLGMMDTIWSLVLPGAMSVFNLIILKTFFSSLPESLEESASIDGCSDLGILLRIVLPLSLPSIATLSLFYAVDRWNGFQDALFYITKKELYPMQLKLYQIISANQQLDSQQGGEGSVGSFIVPESLKAASVMFTTIPILLIYPKLQKYFVDGVMTGAIKG, from the coding sequence ATGGTGAGAGCGGCAAGCACGATACGAACAGGGCGGATTGGCCGGAAAAAAAGTGTGGCAGATATTGCGATTATAGTCTTTATTGTAGCTTTGTCGTTCACCTGCATTGTCCCGTTCCTATACATGATAGCGTTATCATTCAGCTCCAACGAAGCGATTATCTCGCAGAAGGTAAGCTTATGGCCGGTAGACTTCACTGTAGAGACGTATAAGACGATTCTGAGCGATGCCGATATGCTGTATACGCTGGGCTATAGTATTGTCCTGACCATTTTTTACACGGTGGTGTGTATGTTCCTGACGATCTGTGCGGCGTACCCGTTAACGAAAAAGCGGCTGTGGGGGAGAAATTTCCTGCTGTCCGCGCTGGTCTTCACGATGTATTTCAGCGGCGGTCTGATTCCTTCCTATATCCTGATTAAGAACCTGGGGATGATGGATACGATATGGAGTCTGGTGCTGCCGGGCGCGATGAGTGTATTTAATCTGATTATCCTGAAAACCTTCTTCAGCTCTCTTCCCGAGAGTCTGGAGGAATCGGCGTCCATTGACGGGTGCTCGGATCTGGGGATTCTTCTGCGGATTGTGCTGCCTCTCTCGCTGCCTTCGATTGCCACCTTAAGCCTCTTCTATGCCGTAGACCGGTGGAACGGATTCCAGGATGCCTTATTCTATATTACCAAAAAAGAGCTATATCCCATGCAGCTTAAGCTGTACCAGATCATCTCAGCCAACCAGCAGCTCGACAGCCAGCAGGGCGGCGAGGGGAGTGTCGGCTCGTTCATTGTGCCGGAGTCGCTGAAGGCTGCAAGCGTTATGTTCACCACCATTCCGATTCTGCTGATCTACCCCAAGCTGCAGAAGTATTTCGTAGACGGTGTAATGACAGGCGCGATCAAGGG
- a CDS encoding ABC transporter permease — protein sequence MKAVLNNQQDQIGLTRKHTFWLRIRRDALLYILLLLPLLYIAIFKYAPIYGLIMAFQDYNIFQGTSGSEWVGLDVFRFIFQQDSFYRALKNTLVLNVLDLVAGFPAPIILAILLNEVRMARFKKLTQTILYLPHFMSWVIIGGIVYLMFSNSGMVNLFLDSLGLSKIEFLSQKTPWLVTYITVGVWQNIGWGTIIYLAAITGINKELYEASDMDGCSRLRKMWHITLPGIKSTINILLILQIGRMVSIGFDRPFVMGNSLVSEYSDVISTFVYRVGISSGDFSQATAVGLFQSVVGLTLLIGANYIAKKLGEDGIW from the coding sequence ATGAAAGCGGTTTTAAACAATCAGCAAGATCAAATCGGACTAACGCGAAAACACACCTTTTGGCTCAGGATCAGGAGAGATGCCCTACTCTACATCCTTTTGCTGCTGCCACTCCTGTACATTGCCATTTTTAAATATGCCCCGATTTACGGCTTGATTATGGCCTTTCAGGATTACAATATTTTTCAGGGGACGAGTGGAAGCGAATGGGTGGGACTTGATGTGTTCCGGTTTATTTTTCAGCAGGACAGCTTCTACCGTGCCCTCAAAAATACGCTGGTCCTAAATGTGCTGGATTTAGTGGCAGGCTTCCCGGCCCCGATTATCCTGGCGATACTGCTTAACGAGGTCCGGATGGCACGGTTCAAGAAATTAACGCAGACGATTCTCTATCTGCCACACTTCATGTCCTGGGTGATTATCGGCGGGATTGTCTATCTGATGTTCTCCAACAGCGGGATGGTGAATCTTTTCCTGGATAGCCTGGGCCTGTCGAAAATTGAATTCTTGTCGCAGAAGACCCCTTGGCTGGTCACCTATATTACTGTGGGGGTATGGCAGAACATCGGGTGGGGTACGATTATTTATCTCGCGGCGATTACCGGCATCAACAAGGAGCTGTATGAAGCGTCCGATATGGACGGCTGCAGCAGACTCCGCAAAATGTGGCATATTACACTGCCGGGCATTAAATCTACGATTAACATTCTGCTGATTCTTCAGATTGGCCGAATGGTATCGATCGGGTTCGACCGCCCGTTTGTAATGGGGAATTCACTGGTCAGCGAATATTCCGATGTCATCAGCACCTTCGTGTACAGAGTAGGTATCAGCTCGGGAGACTTCTCCCAGGCAACGGCCGTCGGGCTGTTCCAGTCTGTGGTAGGTCTGACCCTGCTGATCGGTGCCAACTATATTGCGAAGAAATTGGGTGAGGATGGGATATGGTGA
- a CDS encoding Ger(x)C family spore germination protein, with amino-acid sequence MRGCRVMIMLLLSSILLSGCWDRTEINDLAIVLATGVDYKDGQAQLTAQIFIPRKGSGGSESGGAGESASGVTMTRTAEGVNIAEALNRLQRKVARHMFWGQCEVIVISEEAGKQGLREFVDFFLRYPQFREHAYIFSSKDSAKDILALLDPLERSSSESLREMANMNLGTRVTLLELSQSIQGASGSAILTRILIAPPEPNDGPNATTPSLKGLSLYKHGRYSLTVKEPVSLGVLLMINELNNIIMPVTLEGEKGAFSILSKQITTMLKPSIVNGEWMMKVRIVASGEVVLNTTDANLTDPSKVIALKKAWEKRLKEAADQALHMSQKEQKTDFYRFADSFRKHYPQEWKAKKEQWETMYPELQVEVSVKTSITGNGRSTGPQGIPEQSAH; translated from the coding sequence ATGCGGGGCTGCAGAGTCATGATTATGCTGCTGCTGAGCAGTATACTGCTCAGCGGATGCTGGGACCGGACGGAGATCAATGACCTGGCCATCGTGCTCGCCACCGGCGTGGATTATAAAGACGGCCAGGCACAATTGACGGCCCAGATCTTCATTCCGCGTAAAGGAAGCGGCGGCTCGGAGAGCGGCGGGGCAGGTGAAAGCGCAAGCGGAGTCACCATGACCCGCACTGCTGAAGGAGTGAACATTGCGGAAGCCTTGAACCGGCTGCAGCGGAAGGTCGCCCGCCATATGTTCTGGGGCCAATGTGAGGTGATTGTGATCAGTGAAGAGGCGGGGAAGCAGGGGCTGCGTGAATTCGTCGATTTCTTCCTCCGTTATCCGCAGTTCCGCGAACATGCGTATATCTTCTCCAGCAAGGATTCCGCCAAGGATATTCTTGCCCTGCTGGACCCGCTGGAGCGCAGCTCCTCCGAATCTCTCCGGGAAATGGCGAATATGAACCTGGGCACGCGTGTGACTCTGCTGGAATTATCCCAATCCATTCAGGGAGCCAGCGGTTCGGCCATCCTAACCCGTATCCTGATTGCTCCCCCGGAACCGAACGATGGACCGAATGCGACGACCCCCTCACTCAAGGGGTTAAGCCTGTATAAGCACGGCCGTTATTCCCTCACTGTAAAAGAACCGGTAAGCCTCGGAGTACTGCTCATGATTAATGAGCTTAATAATATTATCATGCCGGTTACCCTGGAAGGGGAGAAGGGGGCCTTCTCGATCCTGTCTAAACAAATCACCACCATGCTGAAGCCAAGCATCGTAAACGGGGAATGGATGATGAAGGTCCGGATTGTGGCGAGTGGAGAGGTCGTTCTGAATACAACTGATGCCAATCTGACTGATCCGTCCAAGGTGATAGCGCTGAAGAAGGCTTGGGAGAAGCGGCTTAAGGAAGCTGCCGATCAGGCACTCCATATGTCCCAAAAGGAGCAGAAGACCGACTTTTACAGATTCGCCGATTCCTTCCGCAAACATTACCCGCAAGAGTGGAAGGCAAAGAAGGAACAGTGGGAGACTATGTACCCTGAGCTGCAGGTGGAGGTCTCCGTCAAGACGAGCATTACCGGGAACGGAAGATCAACCGGGCCCCAAGGCATACCAGAGCAATCGGCCCACTGA
- a CDS encoding GerAB/ArcD/ProY family transporter, giving the protein MLTDKGKISVTQLAFLVFPSILATAILSVPGITMHYAGHDMWLSPILGSLIGVTVIGISLGLNRLYPGKTIMQSSLLIAGWLPGKVIGLGFLLFLPHLNGLIILEYGEFIVNNALPKTPLLVIMGTMVAVCAINVRQGIEVVSRTAQVFVTLLVVMLCLIFVLLTGELRPAELLPFMENGFVPIVKGAVAPAAWFSEYTVLAFLLPYINSKKHLGRTMLVSLVVTTLAMTVTNLFCLLLMGDLTDSFAFPVMIAARYITIADFLQHIEALIIAIWIFGIFVKISVFLYIFATSAAEWFGMDDYRPLVIPLAFVSMVFSYWVVTGAAGAAALISASANIYTMVFLVGLPAAIYGLALLKKGLKLLSKG; this is encoded by the coding sequence ATGTTGACTGACAAAGGGAAAATATCGGTTACCCAGCTGGCCTTCCTTGTTTTCCCCTCGATTCTTGCCACCGCTATCCTGTCTGTCCCCGGGATCACCATGCATTATGCAGGACATGATATGTGGTTATCGCCCATCCTGGGCTCGCTGATTGGAGTAACGGTCATAGGGATCTCGCTTGGACTGAACCGGCTTTATCCCGGCAAGACCATTATGCAGTCCAGTCTGCTGATCGCCGGGTGGCTGCCGGGCAAGGTGATCGGGCTGGGTTTTCTGCTCTTTCTGCCCCATTTGAACGGCCTGATTATTCTGGAATACGGCGAGTTCATTGTGAATAATGCACTTCCCAAGACGCCGCTGCTTGTCATTATGGGGACGATGGTTGCGGTCTGCGCGATTAATGTAAGGCAGGGCATAGAGGTGGTCAGCCGGACCGCCCAGGTGTTCGTTACGCTCCTGGTGGTGATGCTCTGCCTGATCTTTGTGCTCCTGACCGGAGAACTCCGGCCTGCCGAGCTGCTTCCGTTCATGGAGAACGGGTTCGTTCCTATCGTCAAAGGCGCGGTGGCTCCGGCGGCATGGTTCAGTGAATATACTGTGCTGGCCTTTCTGCTGCCTTACATCAACAGCAAGAAACATCTGGGCCGGACGATGCTCGTTTCGCTTGTCGTAACGACACTGGCGATGACGGTGACCAACCTGTTCTGTCTGCTGCTGATGGGAGATCTCACGGACAGCTTTGCTTTTCCGGTGATGATTGCTGCACGTTACATTACGATTGCCGATTTCCTGCAGCATATTGAGGCGCTCATTATTGCGATCTGGATCTTCGGGATCTTTGTCAAAATCTCTGTCTTTCTCTACATCTTCGCCACCTCAGCCGCTGAATGGTTCGGGATGGACGATTATAGACCGCTGGTGATTCCGCTCGCCTTCGTAAGCATGGTGTTCTCTTACTGGGTAGTGACGGGCGCTGCGGGTGCGGCTGCGCTTATCAGCGCTTCGGCTAACATATATACAATGGTATTCCTGGTGGGGCTTCCCGCCGCAATCTATGGACTGGCTCTGCTGAAGAAGGGGCTGAAGCTTCTGAGCAAGGGATGA